A region from the Nocardioides exalbidus genome encodes:
- the zwf gene encoding glucose-6-phosphate dehydrogenase translates to MTYTNPLRDPQDRRLPRIAGPCGMVLFGVTGDLSRKKVMPAIYDLANRGLLPPGFSLVGFARRDWADQDFAQIVHDAVKEHARTPFREEVWKQLSEGFRFVPGNFDDDDAFDNLRRTVEELDQLRGTGGNMAFYLAIPPAFFGTVVGQLKEHGLADPGPDQWRRVVVEKPFGHDLKSAQELNATLAGVFPSGSVFRIDHYLGKETVQNILAMRFANNMFEPIWNSNYVDHVQITMAEDIGIGGRAGYYDGIGAARDVIQNHLLQLMALVAMEEPIAFDAESLRIEKQKVLASAKLPARLDLSTARGQYMPGWAGGEKVIGFLDEEGIKKTSTTETFAAITVNVDTRRWAGVPFYLRTGKRLGRRVTEVAVVFKKAPHLPFTSTATEDLTQNALVIRVQPDEGMTMRFGAKVPGTAMEIRDVNMDFAYGGSFTEASAEAYERLILDVLLGDPPLFPRHEEVELSWKILDPVMEHWAKKGKPDPYDSGTWGPESADKMMARDGRTWRRP, encoded by the coding sequence ATGACCTACACCAATCCGTTGCGCGACCCGCAGGACCGACGGCTGCCCCGCATCGCCGGCCCGTGCGGGATGGTGCTCTTCGGCGTCACCGGCGACCTGTCGCGCAAGAAGGTCATGCCGGCGATCTACGACCTCGCCAACCGCGGGCTTCTGCCGCCGGGCTTCAGCCTCGTCGGCTTCGCCCGCCGCGACTGGGCCGACCAGGACTTCGCGCAGATCGTGCACGACGCGGTCAAGGAGCACGCCCGTACGCCGTTCCGCGAGGAGGTCTGGAAGCAGCTGTCCGAGGGCTTCCGGTTCGTCCCCGGCAACTTCGACGACGACGACGCCTTCGACAACCTGCGCCGCACGGTCGAGGAGCTCGACCAGCTGCGCGGCACCGGCGGCAACATGGCGTTCTACCTCGCCATCCCGCCGGCGTTCTTCGGCACCGTCGTGGGCCAGCTCAAGGAGCACGGCCTCGCCGACCCGGGTCCGGACCAGTGGCGCCGGGTGGTCGTGGAGAAGCCCTTCGGCCACGACCTCAAGTCGGCCCAGGAGCTCAACGCGACGCTCGCGGGCGTCTTCCCGTCGGGGTCGGTCTTCCGGATCGACCACTACCTCGGCAAGGAGACGGTCCAGAACATCCTGGCGATGCGCTTCGCCAACAACATGTTCGAGCCGATCTGGAACTCCAACTACGTCGACCACGTGCAGATCACGATGGCCGAGGACATCGGCATCGGCGGCCGCGCCGGCTACTACGACGGCATCGGCGCCGCCCGCGACGTCATCCAGAACCACCTCCTCCAACTGATGGCGCTGGTCGCCATGGAGGAGCCGATCGCGTTCGACGCCGAGAGCCTGCGGATCGAGAAGCAGAAGGTGCTCGCCTCGGCGAAGCTGCCGGCGCGGCTCGACCTCTCGACCGCGCGGGGGCAGTACATGCCCGGCTGGGCCGGGGGCGAGAAGGTCATCGGCTTCCTCGACGAGGAGGGGATCAAGAAGACCTCCACCACCGAGACCTTCGCCGCGATCACCGTCAACGTCGACACCCGCCGCTGGGCCGGCGTGCCGTTCTACCTGCGCACCGGCAAGCGCCTGGGTCGCCGGGTGACCGAGGTCGCCGTGGTGTTCAAGAAGGCGCCCCACCTGCCGTTCACGTCGACCGCCACCGAGGACCTCACCCAGAACGCGCTCGTGATCCGGGTCCAGCCCGACGAGGGCATGACCATGCGGTTCGGCGCGAAGGTGCCCGGCACGGCGATGGAGATCCGCGACGTCAACATGGACTTCGCCTACGGCGGCTCCTTCACCGAGGCCAGCGCCGAGGCCTACGAGCGGCTCATCCTCGACGTCCTGCTCGGCGACCCGCCGCTCTTCCCGCGGCACGAGGAGGTCGAGCTGTCCTGGAAGATCCTCGACCCGGTCATGGAGCACTGGGCGAAGAAGGGCAAGCCGGACCCCTACGACTCCGGCACCTGGGGACCGGAGTCCGCGGACAAGATGATGGCCCGCGACGGCCGGACCTGGAGGCGACCCTGA
- a CDS encoding glucose-6-phosphate dehydrogenase assembly protein OpcA, with protein sequence MIELTDTNSSSIAAEFVRSRVRAGSPAMGMVMTLIIVAPEDDAAEAMEAAKRASREHPSRVLGVILGDARGAAQVNAQVGSGDGWGGETALIRLKGEVVKHAESVVLPLLLPDSPVAIWWPTSAPANPAADPLGAIAQRRITDSAAVSRGKSTAMLTQCETYAAGNTDLSWTRLTPWRALLAAALDQHPLKVTGAKVTAERVSPSADLLVAWLADRLKVEVTRGNSEGPGITEVTMDTKEGPIRIARGDGRLATFTSPNRPDRPVALKRREVPALLAEELRRLDEDDVYAEVAMRLVKLRGKK encoded by the coding sequence ATGATCGAGCTCACCGACACCAACTCGTCGTCGATCGCGGCCGAGTTCGTCCGCTCCCGCGTCCGGGCCGGGAGCCCGGCGATGGGCATGGTCATGACGCTGATCATCGTGGCGCCCGAGGACGACGCCGCCGAGGCGATGGAGGCCGCCAAGCGCGCCTCGCGCGAGCACCCGTCGCGCGTGCTCGGCGTGATCCTCGGCGACGCGCGAGGCGCCGCGCAGGTCAACGCCCAGGTCGGCAGCGGCGACGGCTGGGGCGGCGAGACCGCCCTCATCCGGCTCAAGGGCGAGGTGGTGAAGCACGCCGAGTCGGTGGTGCTGCCGCTCCTGCTCCCCGACTCCCCCGTCGCGATCTGGTGGCCCACCTCCGCGCCGGCGAACCCGGCAGCGGACCCGCTCGGTGCGATCGCGCAGCGGCGCATCACCGACTCGGCCGCCGTCTCGCGTGGCAAGTCCACGGCGATGCTCACCCAGTGCGAGACCTACGCCGCCGGCAACACCGACCTCAGCTGGACCCGGCTCACGCCGTGGCGCGCGCTGCTCGCCGCGGCGCTCGACCAGCACCCGCTCAAGGTGACCGGCGCCAAGGTCACCGCCGAGCGGGTGAGCCCCAGCGCCGACCTGCTCGTCGCGTGGCTGGCCGACCGGCTCAAGGTCGAGGTCACCCGCGGGAACTCAGAAGGCCCCGGCATCACCGAGGTCACGATGGACACCAAGGAGGGGCCGATCCGCATCGCGCGCGGCGACGGCCGGCTGGCGACCTTCACCTCGCCCAACCGGCCCGACCGCCCGGTCGCACTCAAGCGTCGCGAGGTCCCCGCCCTCCTGGCCGAGGAGCTGCGCCGCCTCGACGAGGACGACGTCTACGCCGAGGTCGCCATGCGACTCGTCAAGCTCCGGGGCAAGAAGTGA
- the pgl gene encoding 6-phosphogluconolactonase, with protein sequence MTGAPVVRRHDDSDTLVGDVASALLERIEAAQARGEVPHIGLTGGTIADALHRELARRAPDSSVEWSRIAFWWGDERFVPADSPDRNALQAREALLDHVPVDEAHVHEVPASDQVATAEDAASSYSASMREHGAGSFEVLMLGIGPDGHCASMFPGHPALGARDAIAVAVHDSPKPPPDRVTLTFEAMERSRAVWFIASGEGKAEAVARALAPEGTVEETPARGVRGEETVWWLDEEAASAL encoded by the coding sequence GTGACCGGCGCACCCGTGGTCCGCCGTCACGACGACTCCGACACTCTCGTCGGCGACGTCGCCTCGGCGCTGCTCGAGCGGATCGAGGCCGCGCAGGCGCGTGGCGAGGTGCCCCACATCGGCCTCACCGGCGGCACCATCGCCGACGCGCTGCACCGCGAGCTCGCCCGCCGGGCGCCGGACTCGTCCGTCGAATGGTCCCGGATCGCGTTCTGGTGGGGCGACGAGCGCTTCGTGCCCGCCGACTCCCCCGACCGCAACGCCCTCCAGGCACGCGAGGCACTCCTCGACCACGTCCCGGTCGATGAGGCCCACGTGCACGAGGTACCGGCCAGCGACCAGGTGGCCACCGCGGAGGACGCGGCGTCGTCGTACAGCGCCAGCATGCGTGAGCACGGCGCCGGCTCCTTCGAGGTGCTGATGCTGGGCATCGGCCCCGACGGCCACTGCGCGTCGATGTTCCCGGGGCACCCGGCGCTCGGCGCTCGTGACGCGATCGCCGTCGCCGTCCACGACTCCCCCAAGCCACCGCCGGACCGGGTCACCCTCACCTTCGAGGCGATGGAGCGGTCCCGCGCGGTGTGGTTCATCGCCAGCGGCGAGGGCAAGGCCGAGGCGGTCGCCCGTGCCCTCGCGCCCGAGGGCACCGTCGAGGAGACCCCGGCCCGCGGCGTGCGCGGCGAGGAGACCGTCTGGTGGCTCGACGAGGAAGCGGCCTCCGCCCTCTGA